The proteins below come from a single bacterium HR17 genomic window:
- the pyrF gene encoding Orotidine 5'-phosphate decarboxylase, which yields MNAAQRLIVALDVDDMATALALVDRLGDAATRYKVGYRLFLAAGWHIVDELQQRGKWVFADLKLHDIPATVAGAVTTLAHRRIGAITLHALGGSAMLRAAVQATQALTHRMHLWAVTVLTSLDDAMVRDELLIPLPTSDYAVHLARLARFCGCDGVIASGHEVERIKESCGDAFTVVVPAVRPSWMEQHDQRRTVTPSDAIKRGADFLVVGRAVTHADDPRSAFLRIADEITV from the coding sequence ATGAACGCAGCGCAGCGCTTGATTGTGGCGTTGGATGTGGACGACATGGCGACAGCGTTGGCGCTCGTTGACCGTCTGGGCGACGCCGCCACACGCTATAAGGTCGGCTATCGGTTGTTTCTGGCGGCGGGATGGCACATCGTGGACGAACTGCAGCAACGGGGCAAATGGGTCTTTGCTGATTTGAAGTTGCACGACATCCCTGCAACGGTCGCGGGCGCGGTGACGACACTGGCACACCGACGCATCGGTGCTATTACGCTGCACGCGTTAGGTGGCAGTGCAATGTTGCGAGCAGCGGTGCAAGCGACGCAGGCGTTAACCCATCGCATGCACCTGTGGGCGGTGACAGTGCTGACGAGTTTGGACGACGCAATGGTGCGAGACGAATTGCTCATCCCGTTACCTACCAGCGATTACGCCGTGCACTTGGCGCGTTTAGCCCGCTTTTGCGGTTGCGACGGTGTGATTGCGTCGGGTCACGAAGTTGAGCGCATCAAGGAAAGTTGCGGCGATGCGTTCACCGTCGTCGTGCCTGCGGTGCGCCCGTCGTGGATGGAACAGCACGACCAGCGTCGCACCGTTACGCCATCCGATGCCATCAAACGCGGCGCCGATTTTCTCGTCGTCGGGCGCGCCGTCACCCACGCCGACGACCCACGGAGCGCCTTTCTACGCATCGC